Part of the Lolium rigidum isolate FL_2022 chromosome 6, APGP_CSIRO_Lrig_0.1, whole genome shotgun sequence genome, TTTCATGCTAGCTAACTTAATGAAGAAATTATTTCCCATAATGCACAGGATTCATGCTATATCTGAACTAACCGAGTATAAATAGATATTACGTCGATCAGATTTGCTCGGAGCTGAAACTGATCTAGTGCCATGTCCCATGTCCAGAGGCAACAAAGGATGAGATCATCAGATCAGGGATGAAGCAGACCTAGACTGATTCCAGGGATGCAGATTTTACTTTTGAAATGTGGCTGATTTCCAAAATCCAACTGGGATTCATGGAAATGTACACAATGTGTAATGGAAACAGCAGATGCACATTACCTTGGAGGTGATTGTCGAGCCATTTGGACTGTTTGGTGCGGATGTGGCTCGCCCACCACCATGAGTACGCATTGCTCGCGGCCCGCTGCAGCATCCTGCCTTCtctgcctcttcttcctcctccagaatCCAATCTTCCAATCTGTTGGCATTAATCTTTTCTGCTATACATGATCGACAATACCACGAGAAAAGAGACAAGTGGGAGATGAGAAGAAAAGAAAGGATGAGGGAGGAGATGCCATTGAGCGGCTGATAGCCAAGTCCATTCATTGCAAATATACCAAGGGCTAAATATAGCAAGGATTGTGAGAGGTTAAAGGAAGGCATGCAGAAGGATCAAGTGCAATGGAAGTGATGGACCAAATATAATGCAGCCATGCACCATTGCATGCTGTTACAAGGAGCCAATTTGGTCCGTAATCAAATTTTCGCATGGGGCCATTTGGAATGCATAAATTTTATTGGAGAAATATCAAACTTACAAAATTCCTAGATTCTTAACATGCATAACATTTCTGCAAGCACGCTACATACACCTCAATTTCACTAGCATTCTATATCAACAAAATTCTGAGCATGCATAACATTTCTGCAAGCACGCTACACACCTCAATTTCTCTGGCATTGTATATGAACCAAAGCGCCCAGAGATCCAAGTAGCCAGCAAATGCCATGAATCTGAGCAGGGCCTGTGATGCTACTCGCCCTTTCATCCTCCTATAAAGCTGAGATGATCATGACATGTTCACAGTTTCACAATAGTTTGCAGCCCATGCATGAGCGCTTTGCAAAACCTGTAGTTCGCCGGCAAGTATATCTTTGGCCATCTCTTTTCTGAATGGATGCATGTTCCAAGATGCAGTGCCATCAACAatttcaagttgctgcaaataaaATCGAATGAGAGCATTAAGTAGGGAATAATCAGCAGGCATACACATGAATATcaatagcattttttttttggtGAGACGGAATTCTTAGTTGTTGTCAGTGTCCTCACCTCAATAGCCGTAGAATGACCCTGAATCATGTTGTCAACGTGCAAAAGCAACTTGCGGTGAGCATGGACTTCTCTCTCCGCATGCTTCAGAGGACGCCTCGCAAGCCGACCATCATTTTCAGCAGCCTCCATGGCCATCTCCTCCAATTCTAAAGAGATTATCATTATGTCATTGAACATTGATCGAAAATCGAGAATATCTAACCTGAATATAAATTATAAGAATGATGTAActaaaaaagataaagaaatataTGATAAAAGCATCATATGATAAAAGCATAGCACCTTCAGTTGAGGTGGCATAGAAAACCCGGACAAATGCACGAAGGATCTGGGGAACCCCAATCCCTTTGTCTCCAGAGTATTTGACTTCTCTGTTTCCATTCATCAATTCAGCAACACAAAAAGGAGACCATGCTCTCATCATACAAAAGCTATCACAGAATTCACCATTGCTTAATTCCAATGCAGATTTTCAGAGGAACAACTACTGTTATGTTTTCATAGTTATTTTAAGAAAGCCAAGCACTATTTGCGATACTGGTCCAACATGTACACATGACTTCGACTTAAGAATGAGGCCCACCATTATTTTAGTAAGGTGGACAGTTAACACTGCCAGATTCCAAGAAACCCTATATATTAATCCTATCCACTGTATATCAGTAGAATGTGAAGGAAATTTACAAAGCAAACATATAACCAAAACTACCTAGAGCTATTACTCTACAAATGTAGCACAAACTTAAGCATTTCCTGTGCTATCAGAAAATATGTCTAGTGCCAATTTCTGAATTAATTTCATCTTCACTGAAACTATCCGATGTTTGTTCATTAATGTGGCAAATCAAATTTAGAAAATAATCGAACGATGAACCATACATAACTTCCCTACAACTACAACATActttatggcaaaagaagttttagTGCAACCAGGGCTGCATATGTGTTCAGATTTTGGAGTCTGATGCTTTTGCCATATGTCAATCTTCTTTTTGTAGAGTGGATCTTGTTCTGGCATATCTATCCAAACAAGTGCCTGCAAATATTTCAAGAACAAATATGCATGTAAAAGGCCAAAGGATTGATTGGTCAATGGAAAGCAAGTTTACTTAGAACTTAATGATTATATTCTCAACATGCTAATTAGTCATCAATGACCCAGTTACTGAAGTTTCAGAGGACGAAGACGACATAATTTCTTGCAGACCAGCTCCGATGCTTCATCAGTTACCAATATACTAACTAAGCCCACTAAGGTGTTTGACCGTTTATTTGAAACTGTGATTTTACCTGGTCGTA contains:
- the LOC124663129 gene encoding fructose-bisphosphate aldolase-lysine N-methyltransferase, chloroplastic; the encoded protein is MFWAPNELHMVRNSSVCDETIVHREHLRKQFSIVKPALERFPHLFGEIKLEDFLHASALVSSRAWQTSRGVSLIPFADFLNHDGDSDSILVYDEQKDVSEVIADRDYAVGEQVMIRYGKYSNATLALNFGFTLSRNIYDQALVWIDMPEQDPLYKKKIDIWQKHQTPKSEHICSPGCTKTSFAIKEVKYSGDKGIGVPQILRAFVRVFYATSTEELEEMAMEAAENDGRLARRPLKHAEREVHAHRKLLLHVDNMIQGHSTAIEQLEIVDGTASWNMHPFRKEMAKDILAGELQVLQSAHAWAANYCETVNMS